In the genome of Actinomycetes bacterium, one region contains:
- a CDS encoding DUF3303 domain-containing protein yields MKFVVTWKINHLATSEAKDNVMAMFGQMTPEDDAAQLGTEIKQLERWHDAAANGQGGGLFETESAAALAGFFNMWSPVFEATITPVIDDAEMRSMIQAAAN; encoded by the coding sequence ATGAAGTTTGTAGTTACATGGAAAATCAATCACCTCGCCACTTCGGAGGCGAAAGATAACGTCATGGCGATGTTTGGCCAAATGACGCCTGAGGATGATGCGGCTCAGTTGGGCACTGAGATCAAGCAACTCGAACGATGGCACGATGCTGCAGCCAACGGTCAGGGTGGCGGATTGTTTGAAACCGAGTCAGCTGCTGCACTGGCTGGCTTCTTCAACATGTGGTCACCAGTATTTGAAGCCACAATCACGCCAGTCATTGACGACGCTGAAATGCGAAGCATGATTCAGGCTGCCGCCAACTGA
- a CDS encoding ceramidase domain-containing protein: MDRAYRPLWIALAALATFAMFFVAAGLAGWWQPAANEQPIGEASRWCERVSDGVMREPINTLGNLGFVVAGLAMLLVLAKDTRTGKQRVNPFIGNQPIALLYAGATIYLGPGSMLMHGSNTRFGAWADNLSMVMYILIPWIYNLAVMGRWRDRTFFAAYGAVVGGFAVGYWIFGAGLGINLDLFGISIALWLISELLYRFWSTPVRWLSGLLGFLVAAIFGIGPHTIFSQPAEHWWVVLFWLPALTARSAPSSQRNYWPWFPAGVTAFLLAYVIWTTGVPDHASCNPDGLYQAHAVWHLLTAVATWCFFRFLRSQHRRELESQSPAR, encoded by the coding sequence ATGGACCGCGCCTACCGACCACTGTGGATCGCACTCGCGGCCCTGGCCACTTTCGCAATGTTTTTTGTCGCCGCCGGCCTGGCAGGATGGTGGCAGCCCGCCGCCAACGAACAGCCCATCGGTGAAGCCTCTCGTTGGTGCGAGCGCGTCTCCGACGGGGTCATGCGCGAACCGATCAATACGCTGGGTAACCTCGGCTTCGTCGTCGCTGGACTAGCCATGTTGTTGGTGCTGGCCAAGGACACCCGCACCGGAAAGCAACGGGTCAACCCATTCATTGGTAACCAACCCATCGCGTTGCTTTATGCCGGTGCGACGATTTATCTCGGTCCAGGGTCCATGCTGATGCACGGCAGTAATACTCGATTCGGTGCTTGGGCAGACAACCTGTCGATGGTGATGTACATCCTGATTCCTTGGATCTACAACCTGGCGGTAATGGGCCGCTGGCGCGATCGAACGTTCTTCGCCGCTTATGGGGCCGTTGTCGGTGGCTTTGCGGTGGGGTACTGGATCTTCGGCGCCGGACTCGGCATCAATCTCGATCTGTTCGGGATATCGATCGCACTGTGGCTCATCTCTGAGTTGCTGTATCGGTTCTGGTCTACGCCGGTGCGCTGGCTGTCAGGACTGCTGGGCTTCCTGGTGGCAGCTATCTTCGGCATCGGGCCCCACACGATCTTCAGTCAGCCAGCAGAGCACTGGTGGGTAGTGCTGTTTTGGCTGCCTGCCTTGACCGCCCGCTCCGCACCAAGTTCTCAGCGCAACTACTGGCCGTGGTTTCCCGCGGGCGTGACCGCCTTTCTCCTCGCCTACGTCATTTGGACCACGGGTGTCCCCGACCACGCCTCGTGCAATCCCGATGGGCTCTACCAAGCCCACGCGGTATGGCATCTACTCACCGCAGTAGCCACCTGGTGCTTCTTCCGCTTCCTGCGCAGCCAACACCGTAGGGAGCTGGAGTCACAATCCCCCGCACGCTAG
- a CDS encoding polysaccharide deacetylase family protein, with amino-acid sequence MFYLRPTAAVLVMVGALAGCANAESSPASDPSASATAELSRSPSSPASAAEQETSATPTPSVRLPKAEPGKATTISRIKTKDPVVFLTIDDGGHEEPPTAAILHKEKIPITSFLAVDVVDHDPDFYQRISQRDGQTIQAHTLTHPQLPLLGYDAQRWEICESKRVLTQWYDERPWMVRPPYGDYNDSTLVAADSCGLDYVVLWTVNMPEGGKGSFQYKTGDGFVPGDIILAHWRPDLHLDIKRALRDIRSQGFEVAALQDYLPRR; translated from the coding sequence ATGTTTTACCTTCGACCAACAGCGGCCGTGCTGGTCATGGTTGGTGCGCTTGCGGGCTGTGCGAATGCTGAGAGTTCCCCTGCTTCCGACCCCAGCGCTTCGGCAACGGCAGAGTTGTCACGATCGCCGAGTTCACCTGCATCGGCTGCGGAGCAGGAGACCAGCGCCACGCCAACCCCCAGTGTTCGGCTACCCAAAGCTGAACCGGGTAAGGCGACAACTATCTCTCGCATCAAGACCAAGGATCCGGTTGTCTTTCTGACAATCGACGATGGCGGTCATGAGGAACCACCCACTGCCGCGATCCTTCACAAAGAAAAAATCCCGATCACCTCATTTCTGGCCGTTGACGTGGTGGACCATGACCCTGATTTCTATCAGCGGATCTCGCAGCGAGATGGTCAAACTATTCAGGCCCACACCCTCACTCACCCGCAACTGCCGTTGCTGGGGTACGACGCGCAACGCTGGGAGATTTGTGAGTCCAAGCGGGTGCTGACGCAGTGGTACGACGAGCGGCCGTGGATGGTGCGACCGCCCTATGGGGACTACAACGATTCAACTCTGGTCGCTGCGGACAGCTGCGGACTCGATTATGTGGTTTTGTGGACCGTCAACATGCCTGAAGGCGGCAAAGGTTCGTTCCAGTACAAGACCGGGGACGGCTTCGTTCCCGGCGACATCATCCTGGCCCATTGGCGACCAGACCTGCACCTCGATATCAAACGCGCCCTTCGAGATATTCGCTCCCAAGGCTTCGAGGTGGCGGCACTTCAGGACTATTTACCTCGTCGCTAG
- a CDS encoding patatin-like phospholipase family protein, which yields MTLGLVLAGGGSKGAFEVGALDFLTRNNDFLPQVIAGTSVGALVGGPLAQARSSEEFRHLVGVVRSNALSVTDIQSVFGRQPWLDEIDGTPMGEFISDLISVRSRPPLPPDPTGAFDPLALPDPPRKHRTLFTIGNAVGNGASLLRAGRQLRQANSAIMNLNPMEAGFRGEFDGGVAKVDQHRVAASGITLRLTMASLRDGVARYVTQTGDIVTADGITRYEEGGEPGVIEGMCASASVPVVFPPRRIGDDVYVDGGIVQNIPLRAAVSAGAGDVVAILTGPRRTHTDNSDFTQASFLSIFTRSASDITPMELSRTNLDYPLADGAKLTIIEPTADVLGGFEVEQGLIEIDFDYGWLRAAETLSASTSQDQHELAHISDEIIQQRERAWFAEERILTSGPQLNLVGALRRSRQHVVDSVARWRGFGIPEPSGMAEWGARWEHHQQPVPEEYMSVGQP from the coding sequence ATGACCCTCGGACTCGTGCTGGCCGGTGGCGGCTCCAAAGGCGCGTTTGAAGTGGGGGCGTTGGATTTCCTGACCAGAAACAATGACTTCCTGCCCCAGGTAATCGCCGGTACCTCGGTGGGGGCGTTGGTTGGTGGTCCGCTGGCTCAGGCTCGCAGCAGCGAAGAGTTCCGACACCTGGTAGGAGTGGTGCGATCCAACGCGTTGTCGGTCACCGACATCCAATCCGTTTTCGGCAGACAGCCGTGGCTGGACGAAATCGATGGCACGCCGATGGGGGAGTTCATCTCCGACTTGATCTCAGTTCGCAGCAGACCACCGCTGCCACCAGACCCCACCGGGGCATTTGACCCACTGGCGCTGCCCGACCCGCCACGCAAGCATCGCACGCTATTCACGATCGGCAATGCAGTCGGAAATGGCGCCTCGTTGCTCCGAGCTGGCAGACAGTTGCGGCAGGCCAACTCCGCCATCATGAATCTCAACCCGATGGAGGCCGGCTTTCGGGGCGAGTTCGATGGTGGCGTAGCGAAGGTCGATCAGCATCGGGTCGCGGCCAGTGGCATCACGCTGCGACTCACCATGGCATCGCTACGGGATGGGGTGGCGCGCTACGTCACCCAAACCGGAGACATCGTTACCGCAGACGGAATCACCCGTTACGAGGAAGGTGGTGAGCCCGGGGTGATCGAGGGCATGTGCGCCTCGGCGAGTGTCCCGGTGGTCTTTCCCCCTCGCCGGATCGGTGACGACGTCTACGTAGATGGCGGCATCGTACAAAACATTCCGCTGCGCGCCGCCGTGTCAGCCGGTGCTGGCGACGTGGTTGCCATTTTGACCGGACCGCGTCGCACCCACACAGATAACAGTGACTTCACCCAAGCTTCGTTCTTATCCATATTCACTCGCTCTGCTTCGGATATCACGCCCATGGAACTCAGCCGCACGAATTTGGACTATCCACTCGCTGACGGTGCGAAGTTGACCATTATTGAACCCACTGCGGATGTGCTTGGCGGTTTCGAGGTTGAACAGGGACTCATCGAGATCGACTTCGACTACGGCTGGCTACGGGCAGCTGAAACTTTGAGCGCCTCAACATCGCAGGATCAACACGAGTTGGCTCACATCAGTGATGAGATCATCCAGCAGCGGGAGCGCGCGTGGTTTGCCGAGGAGCGGATTCTGACTAGTGGGCCGCAGTTGAACTTGGTGGGCGCGCTACGTCGGTCCCGACAGCATGTGGTGGATTCGGTGGCGCGTTGGCGAGGATTCGGGATACCGGAACCATCAGGCATGGCGGAGTGGGGAGCCCGATGGGAACATCACCAGCAGCCGGTCCCCGAGGAGTATATGTCGGTCGGACAGCCCTAA